In Nitrospira sp., the genomic stretch CGATGTTCGGGTACTCGTTCGTCTACATCATCTTCGAGGATGGAACCGACATCTACTGGGCGCGGTCGCGCGTCCTGGAGTATCTGAACTACGTCGCCGGCCGGATACCGAAAGGTGTGACGCCGCAACTCGGTCCTGACGCGACCGGCGTCGGATGGGTCTACGAGTACTCGGTTCGTAACGGCTATTACTGCCCCAAACATCCCAACGGAATGTACCAGAACCCGGAACAACCGGGTCAATGGTATGCAACCCGTGAGGATGCCCCCGAGGAGATTCGCGATCGGCTTGAACGAGTCCGAATGTTCGAGCACGGAGGTAAATGTCCGTGGGATGGCGAAACCGATCTGAGATTGGCAGAGTTTGACCTTTCCGAACTGCGCAGCCTTCAGGACTGGTACCTCCGGTATGAATTGACGGCGCTCGATGGCGTTTCGGAGGTTGCAGCCGTTGGCGGGTTTGTTCGGCAATACCAGGTCGTGGTCGATCCGGACCGGTTGCTGGCCTACAACATCCCGCTCAATCAGGTGAAAATGGCCATCCAGCGCTCGAATAATGACGTGGGTGGCCGCGTCTTGGAGATGTCAGAGACGGAATACATGGTCCGCGGCCGGGGATATATCGCCTCGTTGACTCCGGCCCAGGTGAAGGAGGCGCGGGAAGCCGGCATTCCGATCGATCGAGTCCGGGCTCAGCAAGGCATCCATGATCTGGAGCGGGTCGTCATACGCGCAACCGAAAGCGGAACGCCAGTTTATCTCAGGGATATTGCCGAAGTGCGGCTTGGGCCCGAAATGCGGCGTGGCCTGGCTGAGTCCGCGGGTGAGGGAGAAGTCGTTGGCGGCATCGTCGTGATGCGATTTGGCGAGAACGCGCTTCAGGTGATCCGCAACGTTAAGCACAAGATCGACGAATTGAAACAGGGACTTCCGCCGGGCGTGGACGTGGTGACGGAATACGACCGGTCCGGCCTGATCGAGCGCGCGGTGGAGACGCTGACTCATACGCTGATCAAGGAAATGATCGTCGTCGGGCTTGTCTGCATCCTTTTCCTGCTGCACGCGCGAAGTGAGCTGGTTGCTATCTTCGTCCTCCCGACCGGCGTTTTATGCGCATTAATCATCATGCACTGGATGGGCATCAATGCAAACATCATGAGCCTGGGGGGCATCGCACTCTCCATCGGTGTCATGGTAGACAGCTCCATTGTAATGGTCGAGAACTCGCACAAGCATCTGGACCGTGAAGAAGATCGAATCAAGGAGGAACTGGCGGCTGGGCGCACGCCGATACATCGTCCTCGCGCTGAGCTCATTATTGAGGCCGCTCGGGAAGTTGGGCCCACTCTATTCTTCTCACTGTTGATTATCACCGTGAGCTTCTTACCAATTTTCGTCTTAGGCGAGCAAAGTGGACGCCTGTTCAAGCCGCTTGCGTTCACAAAAACATTCGCCATGGCAGCTGCATCGGTGCTCGCGATCACTATTATCCCGGTGCTGATGCTGTCGCTGATTACGTCCCGTGTATTGCCGAAAGAGTGGGGATGGCGGAGGAACCTCTCCATTACGCTGGGCGTGATGTTTATGCCGGCTGCCCTGATTTGGATTGCGCCGCTCGGTGCGTATGACCGGTATCGGCATTGGATCATGCTGGCGTGGATCATTCTTGCGGGAATGCTCCTTGTGCCGCAGAAGATATTTCACGAACGCGTTAATCCAATCAGCAAAGTCTTGCAGTGGCTTTATAACCCGTTCTTCTCGTTCGCCATGCAGCATCGCAAGAAGTTGATTCTGATGGCGATCCTTTTCGCGTTCAGCGGCCTCTTTCCCCTGATGGGGACAAGCCGGGTACCGCTCGTGGGATCCACGTTTGCGAAATGGTTTCCGCGTCTCGATGCTACCTTCCCTGGCTTGGGTCGTGAGTTTATGCCGCCACTTGATGAGGGCGATCTGCTGTACATGCCGACGACAGATCCGGCCATCAGCATTACCAAGGCGCGAGAGTTGCTCCAGCAGACGGACGCGATCATCGCCAGCTTCCCGGAAGTGCATCACGTGTTTGGCAAGATCGGTCGAGCTGAGACGGCCACCGATCCCGCGCCATTAAGCATGATCGAGACGACCATTATGCTGGAGCCCGACCGTCAAAAGTGGCGGAAACGACGATTTGACCGCTGGTTTGGATTCCTGCCAGCCTGGACCAAAGACTGGAGCGGTCTTTCGACCTTCTGGCCGGAAGAACGGCCAATCACAATCGATGAGTTATGTTACGGATACGGCGATGGTGAAGAACACGTCCCGGGACTCAACGAGGCGGTGGCATTCCCCGGTTTAACCAACGCCTGGACGATGCCAATCAAGACGAGAATCGATATGTTGTCAACGGGCATCAAGACGCCTGTAGGCATCAAAATCATGGGTGACGATCTCGACGTGCTTTCCGATCTGGCTGAACGCATCGCGGCCGAGGTTCGGACCCTGCCGAATACCTTAAGCGCCTACCCAGAGAAGACCGTCGGGGGCCTATACGCAGACTTCAACATCGACCGCGACGAGATTGCTCGATACGGCCTGACCGTGGCCGATGTCCAGGATGTGATTCTTTCTGCAATGGGCGGAATGAACGTCACTTGGACGGTCGAAGGGCTGGAGCGGTATCCGATTAACCTGCGGTATAAGCGTGAACTTCGCGACAATCTTCCCGCGCTAAGGCGGACGCTCGTCTCCACGCCCTCGGGTGCTCAGGTTCCCATCGCTCAAGTCGCCAACGTGGAGATCGTCCCCGGCCCGCCAATGATCAAGAGCGAGAATGCACGAAAGACCGCGTGGATCTACGTGGACCTGACGACATCCGACATCGTCGGGTGGATCGATCGCGCCAAGGCTCTCGTACGTGACACCGTGCCCTTGCCGGCTGGATACAATATTGTTTGGTCTGGCCAATACGAGTACATCCAGTCAGCCAATCGTCGATTGGCAGTCGCCGTGCCTGCCGCACTCGGCGCGATTATTTTCCTGCTGTATGTTGGGACACGATCCTGGTTCCGGACCATTCTTACACTGGTCACGTTTACCTATACGCTAGCGGGCGCGTTCTGGTTTCTCTATTTCCTAGACTACGACATGTCGTTGGCCATCGTTGTCGGCTTGATCGCCCTAGCCGGTCTGGATGCAGAGACAAATCTCGTGATGCTCCTTTATTTGGATAGCGTCTATGACACGTTCAAGGCAAAGGGGAAGATGCGTCATTTGCGAGACCTCTGGGAAGCAATCCACGAGGGCGCGGTCATGCGAATTCGTCCCAAGACCATGACGGTCGCAACGACGTTCATGGGCCTCGTTCCACTGATGTGGGCGGAGGGGACAGGCGCAGACACGATGCGGCGGTTGGCCGCCCCCATG encodes the following:
- a CDS encoding cation efflux system protein, yielding MIARIIEFCCRNRFLTLILTSFVVAGGIWTVFNIRVDAIPDLSDVQVIVFTEYPGQAPQVVEDQVTYPLTTAMLAVPYAKVVRGYSMFGYSFVYIIFEDGTDIYWARSRVLEYLNYVAGRIPKGVTPQLGPDATGVGWVYEYSVRNGYYCPKHPNGMYQNPEQPGQWYATREDAPEEIRDRLERVRMFEHGGKCPWDGETDLRLAEFDLSELRSLQDWYLRYELTALDGVSEVAAVGGFVRQYQVVVDPDRLLAYNIPLNQVKMAIQRSNNDVGGRVLEMSETEYMVRGRGYIASLTPAQVKEAREAGIPIDRVRAQQGIHDLERVVIRATESGTPVYLRDIAEVRLGPEMRRGLAESAGEGEVVGGIVVMRFGENALQVIRNVKHKIDELKQGLPPGVDVVTEYDRSGLIERAVETLTHTLIKEMIVVGLVCILFLLHARSELVAIFVLPTGVLCALIIMHWMGINANIMSLGGIALSIGVMVDSSIVMVENSHKHLDREEDRIKEELAAGRTPIHRPRAELIIEAAREVGPTLFFSLLIITVSFLPIFVLGEQSGRLFKPLAFTKTFAMAAASVLAITIIPVLMLSLITSRVLPKEWGWRRNLSITLGVMFMPAALIWIAPLGAYDRYRHWIMLAWIILAGMLLVPQKIFHERVNPISKVLQWLYNPFFSFAMQHRKKLILMAILFAFSGLFPLMGTSRVPLVGSTFAKWFPRLDATFPGLGREFMPPLDEGDLLYMPTTDPAISITKARELLQQTDAIIASFPEVHHVFGKIGRAETATDPAPLSMIETTIMLEPDRQKWRKRRFDRWFGFLPAWTKDWSGLSTFWPEERPITIDELCYGYGDGEEHVPGLNEAVAFPGLTNAWTMPIKTRIDMLSTGIKTPVGIKIMGDDLDVLSDLAERIAAEVRTLPNTLSAYPEKTVGGLYADFNIDRDEIARYGLTVADVQDVILSAMGGMNVTWTVEGLERYPINLRYKRELRDNLPALRRTLVSTPSGAQVPIAQVANVEIVPGPPMIKSENARKTAWIYVDLTTSDIVGWIDRAKALVRDTVPLPAGYNIVWSGQYEYIQSANRRLAVAVPAALGAIIFLLYVGTRSWFRTILTLVTFTYTLAGAFWFLYFLDYDMSLAIVVGLIALAGLDAETNLVMLLYLDSVYDTFKAKGKMRHLRDLWEAIHEGAVMRIRPKTMTVATTFMGLVPLMWAEGTGADTMRRLAAPMIGGLATSFFGELLVFPAIFFVYKRFGDMRREGKAVWPTSNTIENDHPGTPSTATPPS